A region of Chloracidobacterium sp. DNA encodes the following proteins:
- a CDS encoding VCBS repeat-containing protein gives MLFIITTFVMTLASNASALPVRLRSEIAPTCTSGSGASLRYADLFASGNIAVQGSYGCKGVFIYDISNPDAPVLANHYNPVVSGSNRQFLEAIVVGNRGYFGAGNTAGVHIVDLTNPYAPVLLGVVNSTTGNGHNSIHEMVVFQQNGGTFLVENFNSLSTKTLKVINVTNPASPVFVRDIIPTDPQWVHAMVVKGNRMFTSGWGNSSNRGRTEIYDISNITTQAPVLLGFISDQTSITAGNSMHSAWPSEDGNWLYSCRETNNGSGDLRVYDITDPAAPLLVNSIGMVELGLNAVTPHNPVVHGNFLYIAWYQAGLQVFNISDRANPIRIGQYDTFPGAFAPPTREQQEAALDAEPWDMVCGTTARAAGLPTSYDGLWAVYPNLGNDKILVGDLARGMLILDTRLISSPTRINAAATDGRGINSSVFSPSTGEWQMADDSIMDQANFRRAGDIIVTGDYDGDEKADFAVFRPSTGVWYLQESTNGLVSIRFGKNGDVPVPADYDADGKTDVAVWRPSTGMWYIQQSIVGFRAQQWGMIGDKPLTGDYDGDGKADVAVWRSSTGIWAVLPSTAAIPVYQVFGQNGDRPVNADFDGNGVSDFAVYRPSNGAWYILDAQTRSFTSYRFGTSEDIPVTADYDGDGKMDIAVFRPSTNYRYSLNSSNGELSSGELRRIDTRTTQTSVSSR, from the coding sequence ATGTTGTTTATCATCACTACATTTGTGATGACGCTCGCATCAAATGCGTCTGCGTTACCGGTCCGCCTTAGAAGCGAGATAGCACCGACGTGTACGAGTGGATCAGGCGCGAGCCTAAGGTATGCGGATCTCTTCGCTTCGGGCAACATAGCCGTTCAGGGAAGTTATGGCTGCAAAGGTGTTTTTATTTACGACATCTCAAACCCCGATGCTCCGGTTTTGGCGAATCATTATAATCCGGTAGTATCCGGCAGCAATCGGCAGTTTCTTGAGGCTATTGTGGTCGGAAACCGCGGTTATTTTGGCGCCGGCAACACTGCGGGCGTTCACATTGTAGACCTTACGAATCCTTACGCGCCAGTTTTGCTAGGTGTGGTAAATTCGACCACAGGCAACGGTCACAACTCGATCCACGAAATGGTGGTATTTCAGCAGAATGGCGGAACTTTTCTGGTTGAAAACTTTAACAGCCTCAGTACAAAAACTTTGAAGGTAATTAATGTTACCAATCCGGCATCACCGGTATTTGTCCGTGATATTATCCCCACTGACCCGCAGTGGGTACACGCAATGGTTGTAAAAGGGAACCGAATGTTTACCTCCGGATGGGGAAACAGTTCGAATCGCGGACGCACCGAGATTTATGACATTTCAAATATCACTACACAGGCTCCGGTTTTGCTTGGATTTATTTCGGATCAAACCAGCATTACAGCGGGCAACAGTATGCACTCCGCCTGGCCTAGTGAAGACGGGAATTGGCTTTATAGCTGTCGGGAAACTAACAACGGTAGCGGCGATCTTAGGGTATACGACATTACGGATCCGGCCGCTCCTCTGCTTGTGAACAGTATTGGAATGGTGGAACTGGGATTGAATGCCGTGACACCTCACAATCCGGTTGTTCACGGAAATTTTCTTTACATAGCTTGGTATCAGGCAGGATTACAGGTTTTTAATATAAGCGACCGGGCAAATCCGATCCGTATCGGCCAGTACGACACGTTTCCGGGAGCTTTTGCGCCGCCTACTCGCGAACAACAAGAAGCCGCACTTGATGCCGAGCCTTGGGACATGGTTTGCGGCACAACTGCCAGAGCGGCTGGTCTTCCGACTTCTTATGACGGTCTCTGGGCGGTTTATCCCAATCTTGGAAACGACAAGATATTGGTTGGTGATCTGGCAAGAGGAATGCTGATTCTAGATACAAGGTTGATAAGTTCGCCAACGCGAATTAACGCAGCGGCTACGGACGGACGGGGAATAAATTCCTCTGTATTTTCGCCTTCGACTGGAGAATGGCAGATGGCTGATGATTCGATAATGGATCAGGCCAATTTCCGACGTGCGGGAGACATTATTGTCACCGGCGATTATGACGGTGATGAAAAGGCCGACTTCGCGGTTTTCCGACCTTCAACAGGTGTGTGGTATTTGCAGGAAAGCACAAACGGCTTGGTCTCGATTCGATTTGGCAAAAACGGTGACGTTCCTGTTCCAGCCGATTACGATGCAGATGGCAAGACGGATGTCGCCGTTTGGCGGCCTTCGACTGGTATGTGGTACATTCAGCAGAGCATAGTCGGATTTAGGGCACAGCAATGGGGCATGATTGGCGATAAACCGCTCACAGGTGACTATGACGGAGACGGCAAAGCGGACGTAGCAGTTTGGCGTTCTTCGACGGGTATCTGGGCCGTCCTTCCGAGCACAGCAGCAATTCCTGTATATCAGGTGTTTGGTCAAAACGGCGATCGTCCGGTTAACGCGGATTTTGACGGAAACGGCGTATCCGATTTTGCTGTTTACCGCCCGTCAAATGGTGCTTGGTACATTCTAGATGCTCAAACACGCAGTTTTACATCTTACAGATTCGGCACTTCTGAGGATATTCCTGTGACTGCAGATTATGATGGCGACGGCAAAATGGATATAGCTGTGTTTCGTCCAAGCACAAATTATCGGTACTCCCTTAACAGTTCTAACGGAGAGCTTTCCTCGGGAGAATTACGACGTATTGATACACGAACAACTCAGACGTCTGTATCGTCGCGTTAG
- the metG gene encoding methionine--tRNA ligase, translated as MAIETFYITTPIYYANSLPHLGHLYSTIVADVIQRHKKQRGFDTYFLTGTDEHGINIQRAAEKAGKTPKEQVDYVSGELKRMFHDFGLDSEKGGYDVFMRTTEPFHYEGVQHLWREIVKHKTPKGNETIFKGFYEGWFCAPCAEFKTEEQYVIPEGSEVPNCLIHERPLDKVSEESYFFRLSDYDDFLIDLIESEDDLVRPESRRNEVLSFIRGGLQDLSISRQKSSVSWGVPVPDDENHVMYVWLDALSNYITAIGYGNAEKVRVGFEKYWQNAVHLVGKDILRFHTVYWFSFLAAAGLDLPKTVYAHGMWLDADGRKMGKTVGNVIDVDVLHKHFQVDALRYFLLREMVFGQDGKFGYENLIDRANADLASGLGNLASRTFSMITKYRDGLIPSGKIAEENYINAKRAGVSPDEQELVSAIEYARDEFIRRFDNFEFSLALEVVWTVIARVDKLISDSKPWELIKDDKQSETLNAVLYRASETLRWLCVLLYPVMPEASKNIYSQIGLSDDISKIDPANLKWGELAAGTRIGETVGVFPRIDKSKVMNEISEQNVVSSEPQSEPPAVMGGLTEEAKREEIVADSFITIDDFIKVELRVGEIKVAERVQNADKLLRFEVDLGEEHPRQILAGLAEYYEPEKLIGRKVVVVANLKPRKMRGLESQGMICAASLTEEDTPAIATFLEDVKIGARLK; from the coding sequence TTGGCAATCGAAACTTTCTACATAACAACTCCGATCTATTATGCGAACAGCCTGCCGCATCTTGGGCATCTGTATTCGACGATCGTGGCTGACGTGATCCAACGGCATAAGAAACAGCGTGGATTTGATACCTATTTTCTGACCGGAACAGACGAGCATGGAATAAATATTCAACGAGCTGCGGAGAAAGCGGGCAAGACGCCAAAGGAACAGGTCGATTATGTTTCCGGCGAACTAAAGCGGATGTTTCACGACTTTGGCCTCGATTCCGAAAAAGGCGGGTACGACGTTTTTATGCGGACGACCGAGCCATTTCATTACGAAGGCGTCCAGCATCTGTGGCGTGAGATCGTAAAGCACAAAACTCCAAAAGGGAACGAAACGATCTTCAAAGGCTTTTACGAAGGCTGGTTCTGCGCTCCGTGTGCGGAATTCAAGACTGAGGAGCAGTACGTCATACCCGAAGGCTCGGAAGTACCCAATTGCCTGATACACGAACGTCCGCTTGACAAGGTTTCTGAGGAAAGCTACTTTTTCCGGCTGTCGGATTACGATGATTTTTTGATAGATCTGATCGAGAGCGAGGATGATTTGGTGCGGCCGGAATCGCGGCGGAATGAGGTTTTGTCCTTTATTCGCGGCGGGCTTCAAGACTTATCTATAAGCCGTCAGAAGAGTTCAGTTTCGTGGGGCGTTCCTGTTCCCGATGATGAGAACCATGTGATGTATGTTTGGCTTGACGCGCTTTCGAACTATATAACTGCTATCGGTTACGGTAATGCTGAGAAAGTAAGGGTCGGTTTTGAAAAATACTGGCAAAATGCTGTTCACTTGGTTGGTAAAGATATCTTGCGTTTTCACACGGTCTATTGGTTTTCGTTTCTGGCTGCGGCCGGTTTGGACTTGCCAAAGACGGTTTATGCTCACGGTATGTGGCTCGACGCTGATGGCCGAAAGATGGGGAAAACTGTTGGAAATGTGATCGACGTAGATGTTTTGCACAAGCATTTTCAGGTCGATGCTTTGCGGTATTTTCTGCTTCGCGAAATGGTCTTTGGGCAGGATGGTAAATTCGGCTATGAAAACCTGATCGACCGTGCGAACGCCGATCTCGCAAGCGGTCTTGGCAATCTCGCCAGCCGCACGTTTTCGATGATCACAAAATACCGCGACGGATTGATACCAAGCGGTAAGATCGCTGAGGAAAATTATATAAATGCCAAACGTGCGGGTGTAAGCCCTGACGAACAGGAACTTGTCAGCGCTATCGAATACGCCCGCGACGAGTTTATCCGGCGTTTTGATAACTTTGAATTTAGCTTGGCACTGGAAGTTGTTTGGACGGTGATCGCACGGGTCGATAAACTCATTTCCGATTCAAAGCCGTGGGAATTGATCAAGGACGATAAACAGAGTGAGACGCTAAATGCGGTGCTTTACCGAGCAAGCGAAACGCTGCGATGGCTTTGTGTTTTGCTTTATCCAGTGATGCCAGAAGCATCAAAAAATATTTACAGCCAGATCGGTCTTAGTGATGATATTTCAAAGATTGATCCGGCAAATTTGAAATGGGGAGAACTTGCCGCCGGAACTAGAATCGGCGAAACGGTCGGCGTGTTTCCGAGAATTGATAAGAGTAAAGTTATGAATGAAATAAGTGAGCAGAATGTAGTGAGCAGTGAGCCGCAGTCGGAACCACCTGCGGTGATGGGGGGGTTAACTGAAGAAGCGAAAAGGGAGGAAATTGTAGCGGACAGCTTCATCACCATAGACGATTTCATTAAGGTCGAGCTTCGCGTCGGCGAGATCAAGGTTGCCGAGCGTGTGCAGAACGCGGACAAACTCCTTCGTTTTGAGGTCGATCTTGGTGAAGAGCATCCACGGCAAATACTCGCTGGCCTCGCCGAATATTACGAACCCGAAAAACTCATCGGACGCAAAGTCGTAGTTGTCGCAAACCTAAAACCCCGCAAAATGCGTGGCCTCGAATCTCAGGGAATGATCTGCGCCGCGTCGCTGACCGAGGAAGATACGCCAGCAATCGCGACGTTTTTGGAAGATGTTAAAATCGGCGCCAGATTAAAATGA
- a CDS encoding DUF4190 domain-containing protein, whose amino-acid sequence MKQCPRCRKTYDDVQLNFCLDDGESLTDVPYANTRYADDAPPTIVLDQSRVTNPANWPVSPPTAPVSQWQPQNITNRQFGAPQFSLSRDQTVPTIALILGILSIPLICCYGGIWLGVPAAAMGFIGMRNVDGDSNRYGGRGMAIGGMVLGVISFLASLVFALFAILAS is encoded by the coding sequence ATGAAGCAATGTCCCCGATGCCGGAAAACCTACGACGACGTTCAGCTTAACTTTTGTCTTGATGACGGCGAATCCCTGACTGACGTTCCTTATGCGAATACGCGCTACGCGGACGATGCCCCGCCGACGATAGTGCTTGATCAATCGCGTGTCACAAATCCTGCGAATTGGCCTGTGTCTCCGCCAACTGCTCCCGTCTCTCAGTGGCAGCCTCAAAATATAACGAACCGCCAGTTCGGAGCACCGCAGTTCTCACTGTCGCGTGATCAGACGGTTCCAACTATTGCTCTCATTCTTGGGATATTGAGCATACCGCTAATATGCTGTTATGGCGGGATTTGGCTCGGTGTGCCGGCAGCCGCTATGGGCTTTATCGGAATGCGAAATGTCGACGGCGACAGCAATCGATATGGAGGACGCGGAATGGCAATCGGCGGCATGGTCTTGGGTGTGATCAGTTTTCTAGCATCGCTGGTTTTTGCGTTATTCGCGATTCTTGCGAGTTAA
- a CDS encoding YajQ family cyclic di-GMP-binding protein — protein MAKENSFDIVSKTDYAEITNALNQTTKEISQRFDFKGSKATVELQDKDLVLSAEDETRLRNMNDILQSKFVKRGISLKALDYQKIEPAAGGTVRQAVKIQQGIPIEKAKEVVRFIKDEKFKVQASIQGETVRVSGKDRDTLQDVMAALKGRDFGIDMTFDNYRSN, from the coding sequence ATGGCTAAAGAAAATTCATTCGATATAGTTTCAAAAACCGACTACGCCGAGATCACCAACGCCCTCAATCAGACGACGAAGGAGATTTCCCAGCGGTTTGATTTCAAAGGCAGTAAGGCAACCGTCGAGCTGCAGGACAAGGACCTGGTGCTTTCGGCAGAAGACGAGACCAGGCTTCGCAACATGAACGACATTCTGCAAAGCAAGTTCGTCAAACGTGGCATTTCGCTCAAAGCTCTCGATTACCAGAAGATCGAGCCGGCGGCTGGCGGCACGGTTCGCCAAGCGGTCAAGATCCAGCAGGGAATTCCGATCGAGAAAGCTAAAGAGGTGGTCCGATTTATCAAGGACGAAAAGTTCAAGGTGCAGGCCTCGATACAAGGCGAAACCGTCCGTGTTTCGGGCAAAGATCGAGATACGCTACAAGATGTTATGGCAGCGTTAAAAGGTAGGGACTTTGGAATTGATATGACTTTCGATAATTACCGGTCAAATTAG
- a CDS encoding protein kinase: MRECPKCELCFPDDVVVCPLDETQTRLSLPGPQMIAGRYLLESRLGRGAMGQVYLAKDNKFAMKKLAVKTVRQDILSSDDLQEGEAIARFEREAQAAASIEHPNTVSVTDFGETPDGIFYLVMEYVEGETLHKLLRREGTLPVKRAVRLLRQIADGVDAAHELGILHRDLKPANIFIMQKGKSGDGFVKVGDFGLAKIVNQTVTDISSNATPSSRGIIGTPEFMSPEQMQPEIGVDVRADLYALGTIAYLMLGGKTPFTGDMMQLIMQKVMQKAPPLSTIRSDIPADVDRVIMKALEIEPVNRPPSVSDWIDELEAAAEDIDESKTTGKSRLVVMAPVGAEVYVNDERKGSVGSSGRVILIDIPAGQHILRVSKQGERDDERVIEVRPGTGEQVIQAQLKTRYTSQPTSSQGIGSGAAPSSVMPGIVACVSCNSRFAEGVRFCGRCGSSNFKMISAGEGSETYPCPRCSSPLPHNSRFCGRCGLNITPAMQQHNSSPPSFTPHSASGTPHSMPPQVTRLCTRCGGTYPPQIKFCGRCGLTLQ; the protein is encoded by the coding sequence ATGCGTGAATGCCCAAAATGCGAACTTTGTTTCCCCGACGACGTGGTCGTCTGCCCGTTGGACGAAACGCAGACTCGTCTCTCGCTGCCCGGACCGCAAATGATCGCCGGTCGTTACTTGCTCGAAAGCAGGCTGGGGCGCGGAGCGATGGGACAGGTCTATCTTGCCAAAGACAACAAGTTTGCGATGAAAAAACTTGCGGTTAAGACGGTTCGCCAGGACATTCTTTCGAGCGATGACCTGCAGGAAGGCGAGGCGATCGCACGCTTCGAACGAGAAGCTCAGGCCGCCGCGTCGATCGAACATCCCAATACTGTTAGCGTGACGGACTTCGGTGAAACGCCCGATGGCATTTTTTATCTTGTGATGGAGTATGTCGAAGGCGAGACGCTGCACAAGCTGCTCCGACGCGAAGGTACTTTGCCGGTGAAACGTGCCGTTCGATTGTTGAGGCAAATCGCAGACGGAGTTGATGCCGCTCACGAACTCGGAATCCTTCATCGCGACCTCAAGCCCGCAAATATTTTTATCATGCAAAAGGGCAAGAGCGGAGATGGATTTGTAAAGGTCGGCGACTTTGGACTCGCGAAGATCGTCAATCAGACTGTCACAGATATTTCTTCGAATGCTACGCCGTCATCACGCGGGATTATCGGCACTCCGGAATTTATGTCGCCCGAACAGATGCAGCCAGAAATTGGCGTCGATGTGCGTGCCGACCTATATGCTCTTGGCACGATCGCTTATCTGATGCTGGGCGGCAAAACACCGTTCACGGGTGACATGATGCAGCTAATTATGCAAAAGGTGATGCAAAAGGCACCGCCGCTATCAACTATACGCTCCGACATTCCGGCTGACGTTGATCGCGTGATAATGAAAGCTCTAGAGATCGAACCAGTCAATCGACCGCCATCAGTTTCCGACTGGATCGACGAACTCGAGGCTGCCGCTGAGGATATTGACGAAAGTAAAACAACAGGCAAGTCGCGGCTCGTTGTTATGGCTCCGGTTGGTGCCGAGGTTTATGTCAATGATGAGCGGAAGGGAAGTGTTGGAAGTTCAGGACGTGTAATTCTAATTGATATTCCCGCCGGGCAGCATATCTTGCGTGTTTCAAAACAGGGCGAAAGAGATGATGAGCGCGTTATAGAAGTGCGTCCCGGCACGGGCGAGCAAGTAATACAAGCTCAACTAAAGACCAGATACACCAGTCAACCTACTTCGTCGCAGGGAATCGGCAGCGGAGCGGCTCCATCGAGCGTGATGCCGGGCATTGTCGCGTGCGTAAGTTGCAATTCACGGTTTGCAGAAGGCGTGCGTTTTTGCGGGAGGTGCGGCAGTTCTAACTTTAAGATGATCAGCGCGGGCGAAGGCTCTGAAACATATCCGTGTCCTCGATGCTCGTCACCGCTGCCGCACAATTCACGATTCTGTGGACGCTGCGGTTTGAACATCACGCCTGCTATGCAGCAGCATAACAGTTCGCCGCCGTCTTTTACTCCGCACTCTGCATCAGGCACTCCGCACTCAATGCCGCCTCAGGTTACACGGCTTTGCACCCGCTGCGGTGGAACTTATCCTCCGCAAATAAAGTTTTGTGGGCGCTGTGGGTTGACGTTGCAATGA
- a CDS encoding PrsW family intramembrane metalloprotease codes for MKLRLKITSGTLSGQEYELESGFLTVGRGETCSIRFDPQTERIASKQHAFIEARPDGYYLSDNQSTNGTLLNGANITAVKLNSGDEVQFGSRGNTAIVYLDEEQATVSQIDFNDLQVQQFNRMAANEPVSFQASLQSLGLGRVAEKPEPSNTGKYIGIAVTLFGIVFLSLIVILIMFASVGVFPAIIASVIAFVPAIVYLMPLVWLDRYDPEPLWLLALAFCWGALVAVVVSFVINTVLGTAIGIAVSPDAGEAVGAVMSAPIFEEGSKGIGLIILLVFFRRYFDDILDGIVFAGVIALGFATVENVLYYGRALGNGGLVSLMILFVLRGILSPFAHVTFTSMTGIGCGISRESHNKIVRFLAPVGGYILAVGLHATWNALAGYSADLFQSLGFGPCFAMGPLEGLCSFMISYCILQIPLFCLIAGFALYIMRRQNRILKDMLAIDIARGLISPELGTTVTSAFKSSAWLIGGVFAGKYKARSRYLRAVGKLGLSYWHIQRATAAQGQTGSFQQNPLLRDEVLKWRDQV; via the coding sequence ATGAAACTGCGATTAAAGATCACGAGTGGAACTCTTTCCGGACAAGAATACGAGCTTGAGAGTGGATTTCTTACGGTAGGACGCGGCGAGACATGCAGTATCAGGTTCGATCCGCAAACGGAACGAATCGCCTCAAAGCAGCACGCTTTTATCGAAGCCCGCCCCGACGGTTATTACCTCAGCGACAATCAAAGCACTAACGGCACACTGCTGAACGGCGCGAATATTACGGCCGTTAAACTAAATTCCGGCGATGAGGTCCAGTTCGGCTCGCGGGGAAATACGGCGATTGTCTATCTTGACGAGGAACAGGCCACTGTTTCTCAAATAGATTTCAATGATCTTCAGGTGCAGCAGTTCAACCGGATGGCGGCTAATGAACCGGTGAGTTTTCAGGCATCGCTGCAAAGTTTAGGCCTCGGCCGCGTTGCGGAAAAACCTGAGCCGTCAAATACAGGCAAGTATATCGGAATTGCGGTTACCTTATTTGGCATTGTTTTTCTCTCCCTGATCGTTATTCTCATAATGTTTGCAAGCGTTGGCGTTTTTCCCGCAATAATTGCGTCGGTTATTGCATTTGTGCCGGCTATCGTATATCTGATGCCGCTCGTTTGGCTCGACCGTTATGATCCCGAACCCTTATGGCTTCTGGCACTTGCATTTTGTTGGGGTGCTCTTGTGGCGGTCGTTGTTTCATTCGTTATCAATACAGTTCTCGGTACAGCTATCGGGATCGCTGTATCACCGGATGCGGGCGAGGCCGTCGGAGCTGTGATGTCTGCGCCGATCTTCGAAGAAGGCTCAAAGGGTATCGGCCTGATCATTCTCCTTGTTTTCTTTCGTCGCTATTTTGACGATATTCTTGACGGCATTGTTTTTGCCGGTGTCATCGCTCTTGGGTTTGCGACCGTCGAAAATGTTCTCTATTACGGGCGTGCATTAGGAAACGGCGGATTGGTCAGCCTCATGATCCTGTTTGTCCTTCGTGGAATTTTGTCGCCTTTTGCGCACGTTACATTTACGTCAATGACCGGCATCGGATGCGGCATTTCACGCGAATCTCATAACAAAATTGTCAGATTTTTAGCCCCGGTCGGCGGATATATTTTGGCCGTAGGACTTCATGCTACGTGGAATGCTCTCGCCGGATACAGCGCAGACCTTTTTCAGTCGTTAGGCTTTGGGCCATGCTTTGCGATGGGGCCGTTAGAGGGCTTGTGTTCTTTCATGATCAGCTACTGTATTTTGCAGATCCCGCTTTTCTGTTTGATCGCCGGATTCGCGTTGTACATTATGCGGCGGCAGAACAGGATACTCAAAGACATGCTCGCTATCGACATTGCACGCGGGTTGATATCTCCTGAGTTGGGCACAACCGTAACATCTGCATTTAAAAGCTCCGCTTGGTTGATCGGTGGGGTTTTTGCGGGGAAATACAAAGCTCGCAGTCGCTATCTTCGTGCCGTCGGCAAACTCGGCCTAAGCTACTGGCATATTCAACGCGCCACTGCGGCACAGGGCCAAACCGGCAGCTTTCAGCAAAATCCGCTCCTTCGCGACGAAGTGCTCAAATGGCGGGATCAAGTTTAG
- the folE gene encoding GTP cyclohydrolase I FolE, protein MAQKKQKKVDLKKIGQGVRLILEGIGEDPDREGLQKTPERVADFYAELTEGMWIDPSQHIVPLPGDSHDEMVIVKDISIASVCEHHLAPFTGKCHIAYIPKGGRIIGLSKLARIAEIFARRLQVQERLTQQIAQTLFDKLDPIGVMVVVEAEHTCMTLRGVKKPGAVTITSAVLGGFRTDSRTRAEAMSLIKG, encoded by the coding sequence ATGGCACAAAAAAAGCAAAAAAAGGTTGATCTAAAGAAAATCGGACAAGGTGTGCGGCTGATTCTAGAAGGGATCGGCGAGGACCCTGATAGAGAAGGTTTGCAAAAAACGCCGGAACGCGTTGCTGATTTTTACGCGGAATTGACAGAAGGAATGTGGATCGACCCTAGCCAGCATATCGTGCCGCTGCCCGGCGATTCGCACGACGAAATGGTGATCGTCAAGGACATTTCGATCGCATCCGTTTGTGAACATCATCTCGCTCCGTTCACAGGCAAATGTCACATTGCCTATATTCCAAAAGGTGGCCGAATAATCGGGCTTTCAAAACTGGCTCGGATCGCGGAGATCTTTGCCCGCCGACTTCAGGTCCAGGAACGTCTCACGCAGCAGATCGCTCAGACGCTTTTCGATAAACTCGACCCGATCGGCGTTATGGTCGTTGTTGAAGCTGAGCATACATGCATGACTCTTCGCGGGGTCAAAAAGCCCGGTGCGGTTACTATCACTTCGGCTGTTCTTGGTGGTTTCCGAACGGATTCGCGAACTCGTGCGGAAGCAATGTCATTGATAAAAGGATAG
- a CDS encoding polyprenyl synthetase family protein, producing MQQFAPAKKNPSLSFKAAKIFELISNELVLVENEFDRQASSNIQVINYLGEYLRASGGKRIRPALLILSNYAAGGKGSDDNVIRLATVMEMLHTATLVHDDIIDNADMRRNRSSVNARFGNQTAVLMGDWLYMSAFETTVRERSLEIIDILTRLTRKMTEGELIQLTTIGRLDISEAEYFDILQRKTAFLFSACCEVGAILSGADTSIQAAMRDYGINLGIAFQIADDILDVTSDADQLGKAAGSDLLEGKLTLPLISLIRKEPSLLPAFEKIMLFGEYAKFSRDDLKKKLAEHSILEAIRDQAKAYVSSARKSIDVLPKTEYRSSLEDILDFIIDRSS from the coding sequence ATGCAACAATTTGCTCCGGCAAAAAAAAATCCGTCACTTTCCTTTAAAGCTGCCAAGATCTTTGAACTGATCAGTAATGAACTGGTTCTTGTTGAGAACGAGTTCGATCGTCAAGCGAGTTCTAACATTCAGGTCATAAATTATCTTGGAGAATATCTAAGAGCATCGGGCGGTAAGCGAATCAGGCCGGCTCTTTTGATCTTGTCTAATTACGCTGCTGGTGGAAAGGGCAGTGACGATAATGTCATCCGGCTTGCGACGGTAATGGAGATGCTCCACACCGCGACGCTTGTTCACGACGATATAATAGATAATGCCGACATGCGGCGAAATCGTTCGTCGGTAAACGCACGATTTGGTAACCAGACGGCAGTCCTCATGGGTGACTGGCTCTATATGTCGGCATTTGAGACGACTGTTCGAGAGCGTTCACTCGAGATTATCGACATCTTGACGCGGCTGACCCGCAAAATGACTGAGGGCGAATTAATACAGTTGACCACTATTGGGCGGCTGGATATCTCTGAAGCGGAATATTTTGACATTCTTCAGCGAAAAACAGCTTTTCTTTTTTCGGCGTGCTGTGAGGTCGGAGCCATCTTGAGCGGGGCCGATACTTCAATTCAGGCAGCGATGCGGGATTATGGCATAAATCTCGGCATTGCATTCCAGATCGCTGACGATATTCTCGATGTGACCTCCGATGCAGATCAGCTTGGAAAAGCAGCGGGCTCTGACTTGCTGGAAGGAAAACTCACTCTGCCGCTTATCTCCCTTATACGAAAGGAACCATCTTTGCTGCCAGCATTTGAGAAAATAATGCTGTTCGGGGAATACGCCAAGTTTTCTCGTGATGACTTAAAAAAGAAGTTGGCCGAGCATAGTATTCTTGAAGCCATTCGAGATCAGGCAAAGGCATATGTGTCGAGCGCGAGAAAAAGTATTGATGTTTTGCCGAAAACAGAGTATCGTTCTTCTTTGGAAGATATATTGGATTTTATTATCGACCGAAGCTCATAA
- a CDS encoding TatD family hydrolase, with translation MIFIDSHCHIDGEQFDVDRDDVVQRAKDAGVAAMLNIGTGDPHSDDFRRAIAVAEKYESVYASVGVHPHDAKLYDDKAEEHLLGLVRSSKKVIGWGEIGLDFYYDHSPRDVQVEVFRRQIRTARELDLPIIIHSRDADDETVEILKDECSYDGFRGIMHCFGGTPEMAEALMPLGFLISFAGNVTFKKANNLRDAARVVPLDRMLIETDCPFLTPVPFRGKRNEPSFVKNTAHFLADFLGVEAMNLARQTTQNFLDLFKLTLATNDTNNSN, from the coding sequence ATGATCTTCATCGATTCCCACTGCCATATTGATGGCGAGCAGTTTGACGTTGACCGTGACGACGTTGTTCAGCGGGCTAAGGATGCAGGTGTTGCGGCGATGCTGAATATTGGGACGGGCGATCCGCACTCGGACGATTTTCGTCGGGCTATTGCTGTTGCGGAAAAATACGAAAGTGTTTATGCGTCTGTCGGCGTTCATCCGCACGATGCAAAACTTTATGACGATAAGGCCGAAGAGCATCTTCTAGGCCTTGTAAGATCGAGCAAAAAAGTGATCGGTTGGGGTGAGATCGGGCTTGATTTTTATTACGACCACAGTCCGCGTGATGTGCAGGTCGAAGTATTTCGACGGCAGATAAGAACGGCTAGGGAATTGGACTTGCCGATCATCATCCACAGCCGCGATGCCGATGATGAGACAGTCGAGATATTGAAAGATGAGTGTTCGTATGATGGATTTCGCGGGATAATGCATTGCTTTGGCGGAACGCCTGAGATGGCAGAAGCACTGATGCCGCTTGGCTTTTTGATCTCGTTTGCGGGTAACGTGACATTCAAAAAGGCCAATAATTTGCGTGATGCCGCCCGAGTGGTGCCGCTCGATAGAATGTTGATAGAGACCGATTGTCCGTTTTTGACGCCTGTGCCTTTTCGCGGAAAACGGAACGAGCCAAGCTTTGTAAAAAACACTGCACATTTTCTCGCGGATTTTCTCGGTGTTGAGGCGATGAATCTGGCTCGACAGACGACTCAAAACTTTCTCGATCTTTTCAAACTAACTTTGGCCACGAATGACACTAATAACTCTAATTAG